One window of Chroococcidiopsis sp. TS-821 genomic DNA carries:
- a CDS encoding TIGR04168 family protein, whose protein sequence is MTSQITYDRLIKIAVVGDIHDQWEAEDGIALQHLGVDLVLFVGDFGNESVEVVRAIAALEIPKAAVFGNHDAWYTATDWGRKKCPYNREQEDWVQQQIDLLGESHVGYQKRDFPEFNLSVVGSRPFSWGGATWKNANFYQERFGVTSFAESTALMVAAAESAQYDNIIFLGHNGPLGLGDRAEDPCGKDWQPLGGDFGDPDFAEAIAQTRAAGKNIPLVTFGHMHHKLRHTQQQLRKAISVAQGTVYLNAASVPRIVQRGSDRQRNFSLVYLHNSTVTQVSLVWLHQNYKIASEQILYQNSSSLMQSA, encoded by the coding sequence ATGACCAGTCAGATAACATACGATCGCCTGATAAAAATTGCTGTAGTTGGAGATATTCACGATCAGTGGGAAGCTGAAGATGGCATTGCACTACAACACTTGGGTGTAGATTTAGTACTATTTGTGGGCGATTTTGGTAACGAATCAGTAGAAGTTGTACGGGCGATCGCTGCCTTAGAAATTCCCAAAGCCGCTGTTTTTGGCAATCACGATGCTTGGTATACTGCCACCGATTGGGGACGCAAGAAGTGTCCTTACAACCGCGAACAAGAAGACTGGGTACAGCAACAAATTGATTTACTAGGGGAAAGCCATGTTGGTTACCAAAAACGCGACTTTCCAGAGTTTAATCTCAGCGTTGTCGGTAGCCGTCCCTTTAGCTGGGGAGGTGCAACGTGGAAAAATGCAAATTTTTACCAAGAAAGGTTTGGTGTCACTAGTTTTGCTGAATCTACCGCTTTAATGGTAGCCGCAGCCGAAAGTGCGCAATACGATAATATTATCTTTCTTGGACATAATGGTCCATTGGGACTCGGCGATCGCGCTGAAGATCCTTGTGGTAAGGATTGGCAACCGCTAGGAGGTGATTTTGGCGATCCTGACTTTGCAGAAGCGATCGCGCAAACTCGCGCAGCCGGAAAAAATATTCCTTTGGTGACTTTTGGTCATATGCATCACAAACTGCGCCACACGCAACAGCAACTACGCAAGGCAATTAGTGTTGCACAAGGAACAGTCTATCTGAATGCAGCAAGTGTTCCTCGCATCGTACAAAGGGGAAGCGATCGCCAGCGGAATTTTTCGCTTGTATATTTGCACAACAGCACTGTAACTCAAGTTTCCCTAGTGTGGCTACATCAAAACTACAAAATAGCGTCTGAACAAATTCTTTATCAAAATAGTAGCTCTTTAATGCAGTCAGCATAA
- the nadA gene encoding quinolinate synthase NadA, with protein MFTTAPAATKPPIDLFAAIEELKKQMNAVILAHYYQEPDIQDIADYIGDSLGLSRQAASTDADIIVFAGVHFMAETAKILNPDKLVLLPDLAAGCSLADSCPPKAFAAFKAAHPEHLVISYINCTAEIKAMSDIICTSSNAVEIVRQIPENQPIIFAPDRNLGQYVIQQTGRDLLLWQGSCIVHETFSERKIIQLKAEHPEAEVIAHPECESAVLRHAHYIGSTTALLKYCQQSHAQAFIVATEPGIIHQMQKQQPSKIFIPAPPISSCACNECPYMRLNTLEKLYWAMRNRSPQINLAESTRLAALKPIQKMLEMSSK; from the coding sequence GTGTTTACAACTGCACCAGCCGCAACGAAACCACCAATCGATTTATTTGCAGCAATTGAAGAATTAAAGAAACAGATGAATGCTGTTATTCTGGCACATTATTACCAAGAGCCAGACATTCAGGATATTGCTGACTATATTGGTGACTCATTAGGACTTTCTCGTCAAGCAGCCAGCACAGACGCTGATATCATTGTTTTCGCCGGCGTGCATTTTATGGCAGAAACAGCTAAGATTCTCAACCCCGATAAGCTTGTACTTCTACCTGATTTAGCCGCGGGATGTTCTTTAGCTGATAGTTGTCCGCCCAAAGCCTTTGCCGCTTTCAAAGCAGCGCATCCAGAGCATTTAGTAATTTCTTACATCAACTGCACTGCCGAAATTAAGGCAATGAGCGACATTATTTGTACTAGTTCTAATGCAGTTGAAATTGTACGTCAAATTCCAGAAAATCAACCAATCATCTTTGCTCCAGATCGTAACCTCGGACAATATGTAATCCAGCAGACTGGGAGAGACTTGCTACTTTGGCAAGGCAGTTGTATTGTGCATGAAACATTTTCAGAACGCAAAATAATACAACTAAAAGCCGAGCATCCAGAGGCTGAAGTCATTGCGCATCCCGAATGTGAAAGTGCTGTCCTCCGTCATGCTCATTATATTGGTTCTACAACTGCTCTCCTTAAATACTGTCAGCAAAGTCATGCACAAGCTTTCATCGTAGCTACAGAACCAGGTATTATTCACCAAATGCAAAAGCAACAGCCTAGCAAAATCTTTATTCCTGCGCCTCCCATCAGTAGCTGTGCTTGTAACGAGTGTCCTTATATGCGTTTAAACACTTTGGAAAAACTGTATTGGGCAATGAGAAATCGTAGCCCACAAATCAACCTTGCAGAATCAACACGCTTAGCAGCTTTGAAACCTATTCAAAAAATGCTGGAAATGAGTAGTAAATAA